One Nitrospira sp. DNA window includes the following coding sequences:
- a CDS encoding putative amino acid permease, GabP family yields MILKRWLVGLPLKTKQAAHERLSKRLALAVFSSDALSSVAYATEEILLVLILAGTAMVGYSIPLSLSIIGLLAILTMSYRQIIFEYPEGGGAYIVGKSNLGEWPGLIAAAALMIDYVLTVAVSVAAGMAAITSAFPTLLPHRETLCLVAILLVLVVNLRGVRESGQFFAVPTYIFIGAIAAMLGVGVVQILFGHATRVEPPPGLAATEPLTLFLLLRAFSSGCTALTGVEVISNGVSAFKPPEPKNAALTMIGMAAILGALFIGISGMAYYFGIVPKEDETVVSQIARAIFGTGPLYFLVQGSTMLILILAANSSFNGFPRLASILARDSYMPHQMSMMGDRLVFSNGVIILGVFSCLLIILFHGDTHALIPLYAVGVFLSFTISQAGMVKRWLVKKGPHWEKKLLVNGIGAVTTAIATLIIASTKFTHGAWIVIVLIPLLIMLFRAIRSHYKAVSEQVALARGHRPPLPRRNIVVLPISGVNRAVIRAVDYARSRSGDIRAVLVDVDPEETARVEIQWAQWGCGVPLTVLPSPYRSILSSLLEYIEQLLQKDQECWVTVVIPEILPARWWQNILHNQRALMLKGALLFKDRVILTDVPYHLTR; encoded by the coding sequence ATGATCTTGAAACGCTGGCTGGTTGGCCTGCCACTCAAGACGAAGCAAGCCGCTCACGAACGCCTCTCTAAGCGACTCGCCCTAGCCGTCTTTTCCTCCGATGCCCTTTCCTCGGTGGCCTATGCCACGGAGGAAATTCTGCTCGTCCTGATCCTGGCCGGCACCGCCATGGTGGGGTACTCCATCCCGCTGAGCCTCTCCATTATCGGCTTGCTGGCGATTCTGACGATGTCCTATCGGCAGATTATCTTTGAATATCCGGAAGGTGGAGGCGCGTACATCGTCGGCAAGTCGAATCTCGGCGAATGGCCGGGGCTGATCGCCGCTGCCGCCCTCATGATCGACTATGTGCTCACGGTCGCGGTCAGCGTTGCGGCAGGCATGGCCGCGATCACCTCCGCCTTCCCGACCCTCCTCCCCCATCGAGAGACACTCTGCCTCGTCGCCATCCTGTTGGTACTCGTCGTCAACTTGCGCGGCGTCCGGGAATCAGGGCAATTTTTCGCCGTGCCGACCTACATTTTCATCGGCGCCATCGCAGCGATGCTCGGCGTCGGCGTCGTGCAGATTCTCTTCGGCCATGCCACCCGCGTCGAACCGCCGCCCGGCCTCGCCGCCACGGAACCGTTGACCCTGTTCCTGCTGCTCCGCGCCTTTTCCTCCGGCTGCACCGCCCTCACCGGGGTCGAAGTCATTTCAAACGGCGTGTCCGCGTTCAAACCCCCTGAGCCGAAGAACGCCGCACTGACCATGATCGGCATGGCGGCGATTCTCGGCGCACTCTTCATCGGCATCAGCGGCATGGCCTACTATTTCGGCATCGTGCCCAAGGAGGATGAAACCGTCGTCTCCCAGATCGCGCGCGCGATCTTCGGAACCGGCCCCCTGTACTTTCTCGTGCAGGGTTCCACGATGCTCATTTTGATCCTGGCGGCCAACAGCAGTTTCAACGGCTTTCCACGGCTGGCCTCGATCTTGGCTCGCGACAGCTACATGCCGCACCAGATGTCCATGATGGGGGACCGGCTGGTCTTCTCGAACGGCGTGATCATCCTGGGCGTCTTCTCCTGCCTGTTGATCATCCTGTTCCACGGCGACACCCATGCCCTCATTCCCCTCTATGCCGTGGGCGTGTTCCTTTCCTTCACCATCTCGCAGGCCGGCATGGTCAAACGCTGGCTGGTCAAGAAGGGACCCCATTGGGAAAAGAAACTGCTCGTCAATGGGATCGGCGCCGTCACGACCGCCATCGCCACCTTGATCATCGCGAGCACGAAATTTACCCACGGGGCCTGGATCGTCATCGTCCTCATCCCCCTGCTGATCATGCTCTTCCGCGCCATCCGTTCCCACTATAAGGCCGTGTCCGAACAGGTCGCGCTCGCGCGGGGCCATCGCCCCCCGCTGCCCCGGCGCAATATCGTCGTGCTCCCGATCAGCGGGGTCAATCGCGCCGTCATTCGCGCGGTGGACTATGCCCGGAGCCGTTCCGGAGACATTCGCGCCGTCCTCGTGGATGTGGATCCGGAAGAAACCGCCCGGGTGGAAATTCAATGGGCCCAGTGGGGCTGCGGCGTCCCCTTGACGGTACTGCCTTCACCCTATCGCTCCATTTTGAGTTCGCTGTTGGAGTACATCGAACAGTTGCTGCAGAAAGACCAGGAATGTTGGGTCACGGTCGTGATTCCTGAGATCCTCCCGGCTCGCTGGTGGCAAAACATCCTCCATAATCAACGGGCGCTCATGCTCAAGGGCGCCCTCCTGTTCAAGGACCGTGTCATCCTCACCGATGTGCCCTATCACCTGACGAGGTAA
- a CDS encoding Chitinase: MPMKQFKGKSNKFGLTFCLMTFAFLLCLPVRQAHAFRILSPADGATLTSGQTVPAAVEADREAGLVEVRYYWYPEQTEALVEQGEERTGKPSESYMATEKYWQKDSITGAPVVALPALTSTVDRQPPYGGTLPIPSDAIGRMRLLAVADISQGRLGRKTVFDEVFVTVQPAADLLSIDFETEKPLQLGRSGQSSAYGHVDSLGKIFELPVVGEFADGVIRPLSSPSTGTSYTSGDERIIKILPDGLLQIVGNGKTTLTVANRGKQATLDLRVEVNPEPNEPPIANAGTAKTVKAGTKVRLSGLQSRDPEGEALFYAWSQVRGSKVAMLDVNMPEPSFTAPYVSEKRTYRFKLRVTDKKGADSVPAYVDVTVEP, translated from the coding sequence ATGCCAATGAAACAGTTCAAAGGAAAAAGTAACAAGTTTGGACTCACCTTTTGTCTGATGACTTTTGCCTTTTTACTTTGCCTGCCTGTCAGGCAGGCGCACGCCTTTCGAATCCTGTCTCCCGCTGACGGTGCGACCCTGACGTCGGGCCAAACGGTCCCCGCCGCAGTCGAAGCCGACCGGGAAGCGGGCCTCGTCGAGGTGCGTTACTACTGGTATCCCGAGCAGACCGAAGCCCTCGTGGAACAGGGGGAAGAGCGGACGGGCAAGCCCTCGGAGAGCTACATGGCGACCGAAAAATACTGGCAGAAAGACAGCATCACCGGGGCTCCCGTGGTGGCCTTGCCGGCCTTGACCTCCACCGTGGACCGCCAGCCGCCCTATGGCGGCACCTTACCGATTCCATCGGATGCCATCGGACGCATGCGCCTGTTGGCCGTCGCCGATATTTCGCAGGGCCGCCTGGGCCGCAAGACCGTCTTCGACGAAGTCTTCGTCACGGTCCAACCGGCCGCCGATCTGCTCTCCATCGACTTCGAAACCGAGAAGCCGCTGCAACTCGGACGGTCGGGGCAGTCCTCCGCCTACGGCCACGTCGATTCGCTCGGCAAGATCTTCGAACTCCCGGTGGTCGGGGAATTCGCCGACGGCGTCATCCGTCCCCTGTCGTCGCCGAGCACCGGCACGAGTTACACCTCCGGTGACGAGCGCATCATCAAGATCCTGCCCGACGGCCTGTTGCAGATCGTGGGCAACGGCAAGACCACGCTCACCGTCGCCAATCGCGGCAAACAGGCCACGCTCGACCTGCGGGTTGAAGTCAACCCGGAGCCGAACGAACCTCCCATTGCGAATGCCGGCACAGCCAAGACGGTCAAGGCTGGGACGAAGGTACGGTTGAGCGGGTTGCAGAGTCGCGACCCGGAAGGCGAGGCGTTATTCTATGCCTGGAGTCAAGTGCGCGGCAGCAAGGTGGCGATGCTCGACGTCAATATGCCAGAACCGTCGTTTACCGCGCCCTATGTCTCGGAGAAACGCACCTATCGTTTCAAGCTGCGCGTGACCGATAAGAAAGGGGCGGACAGTGTGCCGGCCTATGTGGACGTGACCGTCGAACCTTAA
- a CDS encoding Death on curing protein, Doc toxin, protein MREAIFLAVEDVLFLHADTIGIDGGSPGVRDHGLLDAAVAMPRQQFGGTFLHEDLPAMAAAYLFHIAQNHPFVDGNKRTAVLAALVFLYVNGVETLPAPQALEVVTRQVAAGGLSKDALTLWLRAHIGKRK, encoded by the coding sequence ATGAGAGAGGCCATCTTTCTCGCAGTGGAGGATGTGCTGTTTCTCCATGCCGATACGATTGGAATCGACGGAGGCTCGCCAGGGGTACGAGACCATGGTTTGTTGGACGCGGCTGTTGCGATGCCTCGTCAGCAGTTCGGCGGCACGTTTCTGCACGAGGACCTCCCTGCCATGGCCGCCGCATATCTCTTCCACATCGCTCAAAACCATCCTTTCGTAGACGGGAATAAACGGACTGCAGTGCTGGCGGCGCTGGTGTTCCTTTATGTCAACGGCGTTGAGACATTGCCCGCTCCTCAGGCGCTGGAAGTCGTGACTCGCCAGGTTGCAGCGGGGGGATTGAGCAAGGACGCATTGACGCTGTGGCTTCGGGCCCACATCGGCAAACGAAAGTAA
- a CDS encoding Fibronectin/fibrinogen-binding protein, with translation MSLPATEIGSIVQELAPALAEGWIQKIFQPLPDAVLFEVRVPGHTRRLLCSVHDETARLHFVRRSLANPPTPPSFCQLLRARIQGARIDGIRHVTGDRIVRLDLTSRDGPVSLVAELFGRKADLLFLDGEELVLATLRHNKERIGQLYRAPTPAPGRSAPKDLAVIPAEAPSDADPFPLSAKLEDLYREREAERSHLTQLRERESVLRKTLKKHLRRMEALRRDLEQAGRYAPYARYGELLKANLGSLKRGLTTVTVVDYYDDRLPELTIPLDPMKTPQANMDAYFAKHRKFVTAQREVTPRLAAIETEARQVQAELDAIKNGTWQAPAGEGRTVPRSPGRTDRRRAPVDERRGPFRRFVSSDGHHIFVGRNARENDDLTFGLAKSEDLWLHAHAVPGSHVVVRLEKGTEPPPDTLKDAATLALLYSDLKKSGKGEVIYTRRKWVRKSKGQAPGAVTVTQEKALYVTLDRRRLDALKERSHGKG, from the coding sequence ATGTCTCTCCCTGCGACAGAAATTGGTTCCATTGTTCAGGAACTGGCCCCGGCCCTGGCCGAAGGCTGGATACAGAAGATCTTCCAGCCGCTTCCCGATGCCGTGCTCTTCGAGGTTCGCGTCCCCGGCCATACCCGTCGGCTGCTCTGTTCCGTCCACGACGAGACCGCCAGGCTGCACTTTGTACGCCGAAGCCTTGCCAATCCACCGACCCCACCCTCTTTCTGCCAATTGTTACGGGCGAGGATACAAGGCGCGCGCATCGATGGGATCCGACATGTGACAGGCGACCGGATCGTTCGTCTAGACCTCACGAGTCGTGACGGTCCGGTTTCTCTGGTTGCGGAACTGTTCGGCCGAAAAGCCGACCTGCTGTTTCTCGACGGAGAAGAGCTGGTGCTCGCCACGCTTCGCCACAACAAAGAACGGATCGGCCAGTTGTATCGTGCGCCGACTCCGGCACCAGGACGGTCGGCCCCCAAGGACCTGGCTGTCATTCCAGCGGAGGCCCCCTCCGACGCCGATCCCTTTCCCCTCTCGGCCAAGTTGGAGGACCTGTACCGTGAGCGCGAAGCGGAACGGTCTCACCTGACACAACTCCGGGAACGGGAATCGGTCTTGAGGAAAACCCTCAAGAAACACCTTCGCCGCATGGAAGCGCTCCGCCGAGACCTCGAACAGGCCGGACGATACGCACCCTATGCACGGTACGGTGAACTGTTGAAGGCCAATCTCGGATCGCTGAAGAGGGGACTCACGACCGTGACGGTGGTGGATTATTACGACGATCGGCTTCCCGAATTGACGATTCCGCTCGACCCCATGAAAACACCCCAGGCCAATATGGATGCCTACTTCGCTAAGCATCGAAAGTTCGTGACGGCCCAACGTGAGGTGACGCCCCGCCTCGCGGCGATCGAGACGGAAGCTCGGCAGGTCCAGGCAGAACTCGATGCCATCAAGAACGGAACCTGGCAGGCGCCGGCCGGCGAAGGACGGACCGTCCCACGATCGCCGGGACGCACCGACCGCCGGAGGGCGCCAGTGGATGAACGACGCGGTCCGTTTCGGCGCTTCGTTTCATCGGACGGCCATCACATTTTCGTCGGACGCAACGCCCGCGAGAACGACGACCTGACGTTCGGCCTCGCCAAGAGCGAGGACCTCTGGCTGCATGCCCATGCGGTTCCCGGCTCCCATGTCGTCGTCCGGCTGGAGAAAGGAACCGAACCGCCGCCGGACACGTTGAAAGACGCCGCGACCTTGGCCTTGCTCTATAGTGACTTGAAAAAAAGCGGCAAGGGCGAGGTCATCTACACGCGCCGAAAATGGGTTCGGAAGTCAAAGGGCCAAGCTCCCGGAGCCGTGACGGTCACGCAGGAAAAGGCCCTGTACGTCACGCTCGACCGGCGTCGCCTCGACGCCCTCAAGGAACGTTCCCATGGGAAAGGATAA
- a CDS encoding ABC-type antimicrobial peptide transport system, permease component, producing the protein MNYVALRMLFGDRAKYLMLLCGLTFAVMLIVQQGSIFWGLMIWSQSSISNVNVPIWVTDPGISQVDEVKPIADTTVDRVRSIPGVEWAVPLYKGLLRARLSNGEYHQITLTGLDSATLIGRPTEVLAGRFEDLRQPDAVAVDQWAVERMGGPEVIKIGTVFELNDKLARVVAIAKIQKTFTNIPVVYTTYERALRYVPRERRTLSYVLAKAKDDAPIEEVIQRIRNQTGLGAFTSEAFGWKTIGWVLKNTGIGINFGTTILLGFVVGMAIAGQTFYLFTVENLRQFGALKAMGASTATLARMILLQAFTVGLTGYGVGIGLATGFGLLTAQEGQLPFVETWPLLLLVLVALLMICSLSALISIIKLARLEPAIVFR; encoded by the coding sequence ATGAACTACGTCGCGCTCAGGATGCTCTTCGGGGACCGCGCGAAGTACCTCATGCTCCTCTGCGGCTTGACCTTTGCCGTCATGTTGATTGTCCAGCAAGGCTCCATCTTCTGGGGGCTCATGATCTGGTCCCAATCGAGCATCAGCAATGTCAATGTGCCGATTTGGGTGACCGATCCCGGAATCTCCCAGGTCGATGAGGTCAAGCCGATCGCCGACACCACGGTGGACCGTGTCCGCAGCATCCCTGGTGTGGAATGGGCCGTCCCCCTCTATAAGGGCCTCTTACGGGCCAGGCTGTCGAACGGAGAGTACCACCAGATCACCTTGACCGGACTCGACAGCGCCACCTTGATCGGCCGCCCCACTGAAGTCTTGGCCGGGCGTTTCGAAGACCTGCGCCAGCCCGATGCCGTCGCCGTGGACCAGTGGGCCGTGGAGAGAATGGGAGGGCCGGAGGTCATCAAGATCGGTACGGTCTTCGAACTCAACGACAAGCTGGCCCGCGTCGTGGCCATCGCGAAGATTCAGAAGACCTTCACCAATATCCCGGTGGTCTACACCACCTACGAACGCGCCTTGCGTTATGTGCCGAGGGAACGGCGGACCCTCTCCTACGTCCTTGCCAAGGCCAAGGACGATGCGCCGATCGAGGAGGTCATTCAGCGCATCCGCAACCAGACCGGGCTCGGGGCCTTCACCAGCGAAGCCTTCGGTTGGAAAACCATCGGTTGGGTGCTCAAGAACACAGGGATCGGGATCAACTTCGGCACCACGATCCTGCTCGGTTTCGTCGTCGGCATGGCCATCGCGGGGCAAACGTTCTACCTCTTCACGGTCGAGAACCTCAGGCAGTTCGGCGCGTTGAAGGCGATGGGGGCCTCCACGGCGACATTGGCGCGCATGATTCTGCTGCAGGCCTTCACCGTGGGCCTCACAGGCTATGGGGTGGGCATCGGCCTGGCCACAGGCTTCGGACTGTTGACCGCCCAGGAAGGCCAGCTGCCGTTCGTCGAAACCTGGCCGTTGCTCCTGCTGGTCCTGGTCGCCCTGCTCATGATCTGTAGCCTGTCCGCCCTGATCAGCATCATTAAACTGGCCCGGCTTGAACCGGCCATCGTCTTTCGCTGA
- a CDS encoding ABC-type antimicrobial peptide transport system, ATPase component, with protein sequence MNGPSQPQDHAQEPGLQQVSVAVQVRGLVKSFGSGDTAVTVLKGIDLDVYFGELLLLVGESGGGKTTLLSAIAGILDVDAGDLAVLGASLTTMSTGTRTSFRGRTMGFIYQQFNLLPALTAAENVAIPLLIQGMGKNEALARARRMLERVGLTDRTEFLPKNLSGGQQQRVAVARALVNEPQLLVCDEPTAALDGPNGQKIMELIRDVGRASDRCVIVVTHDSRIFKFGDRMAELTDGRIVGIHPIQKEANA encoded by the coding sequence ATGAACGGTCCTTCACAGCCACAGGATCATGCGCAGGAGCCAGGCCTGCAGCAAGTCTCCGTCGCCGTCCAGGTCCGGGGGCTCGTGAAGTCGTTCGGCAGCGGCGACACTGCGGTGACGGTCCTCAAGGGCATCGACCTCGACGTCTATTTCGGCGAGTTGTTGCTCCTCGTCGGGGAGTCGGGAGGAGGAAAGACCACGTTGTTGTCCGCGATCGCCGGTATCCTGGATGTCGATGCGGGCGACCTCGCGGTCTTGGGAGCGTCCCTCACGACGATGTCGACCGGCACGAGGACCAGCTTCCGTGGACGAACGATGGGATTCATCTACCAACAGTTCAACCTTCTACCCGCCCTGACTGCCGCGGAGAATGTCGCCATTCCGCTGCTGATCCAGGGGATGGGCAAAAACGAAGCCCTCGCCAGGGCACGACGGATGCTCGAACGGGTCGGTCTGACCGATCGGACGGAGTTTCTCCCGAAGAACCTTTCCGGCGGCCAACAGCAACGGGTGGCCGTCGCCCGGGCGCTGGTCAATGAACCGCAACTCCTCGTGTGCGACGAACCGACCGCCGCCCTCGACGGACCCAACGGCCAAAAGATCATGGAGCTGATTCGAGACGTGGGACGGGCCTCCGACCGTTGCGTGATCGTCGTCACCCACGACAGTCGCATTTTCAAGTTCGGCGACCGGATGGCGGAGTTGACCGACGGGCGCATCGTCGGCATTCACCCGATTCAGAAAGAGGCCAACGCATGA
- a CDS encoding RND efflux system, outer membrane lipoprotein, NodT, with protein sequence MNRHVSVSSKVVSALLGILTFASTGCLQGPDYRRPPVETPADWSRMTAGQPAASDKMPEADWWRSFHNQELTQFIERALVQNHDVRRAVSRVLEGRASVTTAGAGLYPQLNVQGSYTNLAISKNTLAGLGLATGKQPGPQVFAAPGSGFDLWNGAADLRWELDVWGRIRRGLEAASAEAQAIEQDARAIALTLIGDVGQSYFRIRELDEQIEIAQRALTLRRDSLDIITKRASVGLASDLDVKRTEVLVAESAGQIPDLTRLRAVELHRLEVLTGSPPGSLTLQPKSLRQVIVQPEIPVGLPSQLLERRPDILQAEATLVAANARIGQARAYFFPTLSITGQGGLQSVEFANWFSGNSTNYSIGPSVTLPIFLGGTNVARLDAAESRYQQMLESYQQTILLAFREVADLLVSIQARTEQLARQREQATAAGAAVGLAEVRYRKGLVNYLDVLDAQRTMLAAETQLAQTERARLTDMVSLYKALGGGWNVKTGATAAATGGSAAR encoded by the coding sequence ATGAACCGGCATGTCTCCGTTTCAAGCAAGGTGGTTTCCGCCTTACTCGGTATCCTGACGTTCGCATCGACCGGTTGCCTGCAAGGTCCCGACTACCGTCGGCCGCCGGTCGAGACCCCGGCAGACTGGAGCCGCATGACCGCGGGACAGCCGGCCGCCTCCGACAAGATGCCGGAGGCCGATTGGTGGCGGTCGTTCCACAATCAGGAGTTGACTCAATTCATCGAACGGGCGCTCGTCCAGAACCACGACGTGCGCCGCGCCGTATCCCGCGTGTTGGAAGGACGGGCCTCGGTCACGACGGCCGGCGCCGGACTCTATCCCCAGCTCAATGTGCAAGGCAGCTATACCAACCTCGCGATTTCGAAAAACACGTTGGCCGGACTGGGCTTGGCCACCGGCAAACAGCCGGGGCCTCAGGTCTTCGCGGCCCCCGGCAGCGGGTTCGACCTCTGGAACGGGGCCGCTGATCTCCGCTGGGAATTGGACGTTTGGGGGCGCATTCGGCGCGGGCTGGAGGCAGCCTCGGCGGAAGCTCAGGCCATCGAACAGGACGCCCGCGCGATTGCGCTGACGTTGATCGGCGACGTCGGACAATCCTACTTTCGCATCCGCGAACTGGACGAGCAGATCGAGATCGCCCAACGCGCCCTCACGTTGCGGCGGGACTCGCTCGATATCATCACCAAGCGGGCCTCGGTGGGGTTAGCCTCCGACCTGGACGTGAAACGGACGGAAGTGCTGGTCGCAGAGAGTGCCGGACAAATTCCCGACCTCACCCGCCTCCGCGCCGTCGAGTTGCACCGTCTGGAAGTCTTGACGGGATCGCCCCCCGGCAGCCTGACCTTGCAACCGAAATCGTTGCGCCAGGTGATCGTACAGCCGGAGATTCCCGTGGGCCTGCCGTCGCAGCTGTTGGAACGGCGACCGGATATCCTGCAGGCGGAAGCCACGTTGGTCGCCGCCAACGCCAGGATCGGTCAGGCCCGCGCCTATTTCTTTCCCACCCTCTCCATCACCGGACAGGGCGGCTTGCAAAGCGTCGAGTTTGCCAATTGGTTTTCAGGGAACAGCACCAACTATAGCATCGGCCCCTCGGTCACCCTGCCCATTTTCCTGGGCGGCACCAACGTCGCCAGACTGGATGCGGCAGAGTCACGCTATCAACAAATGTTGGAGAGCTACCAGCAAACCATCCTGCTCGCCTTTCGAGAGGTGGCGGACCTCCTGGTGTCGATCCAGGCGCGCACGGAACAACTGGCGCGCCAACGTGAACAGGCCACCGCAGCCGGCGCCGCCGTCGGGCTGGCGGAGGTGCGGTACCGCAAGGGATTGGTGAATTATCTCGATGTCCTCGACGCTCAGCGCACGATGCTCGCGGCGGAAACACAACTCGCCCAGACGGAACGGGCCCGTCTTACCGACATGGTGAGCCTCTACAAGGCCCTCGGGGGCGGGTGGAACGTGAAGACCGGCGCCACCGCCGCAGCCACCGGCGGTTCGGCGGCACGCTGA
- a CDS encoding TPR domain protein, which produces MSDGVSDRNRVRRIDRLFIFLALMLAPPFTVHSLAAPQDKRTPQPVPIETSPLAEELIVSPTDKITKPLDADAEAMRHNDLGVAFVFKGDLGQAIDEFRHALRLQTNYFAAHLNLANTLLDVGKHDEAIAEFKEALRLKPDDLKAHNDLGVALKEMGDLGGAIAEFKTVLHHRPHDVHAHNNLGVALKAMGDLDGAIAEYRTAASLQPNDVNAHFNLGLALIEKKNPEAAVGEFRTALHLRPNDAKIRFNLGNALAGMGRRTEAAQELRQYLRLELDTPANRRWLEQAEAKLRELEMP; this is translated from the coding sequence ATGTCGGACGGTGTCAGCGACCGCAACAGGGTCCGTCGGATCGACCGTCTGTTCATCTTCCTTGCACTGATGCTCGCGCCGCCCTTCACGGTCCACTCGCTTGCCGCGCCCCAGGACAAGCGGACGCCGCAGCCTGTCCCGATCGAAACCAGTCCGTTGGCGGAAGAACTGATTGTCTCGCCCACCGACAAGATCACCAAACCGCTCGACGCCGACGCGGAAGCGATGCGCCATAACGATCTCGGTGTGGCCTTTGTCTTCAAGGGAGATCTGGGGCAAGCCATCGACGAATTCCGGCATGCCCTTCGACTCCAGACAAATTATTTCGCCGCGCACCTCAATTTAGCGAATACCCTCTTGGACGTCGGGAAACATGACGAGGCGATCGCTGAATTCAAGGAAGCCCTGCGGCTCAAGCCGGACGACCTGAAGGCCCACAACGACCTGGGTGTCGCCCTCAAGGAAATGGGAGACCTGGGAGGCGCCATTGCGGAGTTCAAGACGGTCCTGCATCACCGCCCCCACGATGTGCACGCCCATAACAATCTCGGCGTGGCCCTCAAGGCAATGGGCGACCTCGATGGAGCCATTGCAGAATATCGAACGGCCGCCAGCCTCCAGCCGAATGATGTCAACGCGCACTTCAACCTGGGCCTGGCCTTGATAGAAAAAAAGAATCCGGAAGCGGCGGTCGGCGAGTTCCGCACGGCTCTGCATCTGCGTCCGAACGACGCGAAAATCCGCTTCAACCTCGGGAACGCCCTGGCCGGCATGGGGCGGCGCACGGAGGCGGCCCAGGAGCTGAGACAATACCTCCGCCTGGAACTCGACACCCCTGCCAATCGACGGTGGCTTGAACAGGCCGAGGCGAAGCTCCGCGAACTGGAGATGCCTTAG
- a CDS encoding RNA-binding region RNP-1, which yields MGSKIYVGGLPYAATEQQLSDLFAVHGAVESARVITDKFTGQSRGFGFVEMASSEEAQKAIAALNGTDMGGRTLTVNEARPQEPRTGGGPGRSGGGGGFNGRGGKRDRW from the coding sequence ATGGGTTCTAAAATTTATGTTGGCGGGTTGCCCTATGCGGCGACCGAGCAGCAGTTGAGCGATCTGTTCGCGGTGCATGGGGCGGTTGAATCGGCCCGCGTCATCACGGACAAGTTTACCGGCCAATCGAGAGGATTCGGATTCGTCGAAATGGCCTCTTCCGAAGAGGCGCAGAAGGCGATTGCCGCTCTCAATGGGACGGACATGGGTGGCCGGACATTGACGGTCAATGAAGCGCGTCCTCAGGAGCCTCGAACCGGCGGCGGACCGGGACGGAGCGGAGGAGGCGGGGGATTCAACGGTCGTGGGGGCAAGCGCGATCGCTGGTAA
- a CDS encoding Teichoic acid export ATP-binding protein TagH, with protein MLETGRDNVYMNRRGIRGGEAWACFCPVFNLYNEEANRPLLEWRTRYDSA; from the coding sequence ATGCTTGAGACCGGCCGGGACAATGTCTACATGAATCGACGTGGAATTCGAGGTGGTGAAGCCTGGGCATGTTTTTGTCCGGTGTTCAATCTCTATAACGAGGAAGCCAACCGTCCGCTGTTGGAGTGGAGAACCAGGTACGATTCCGCCTGA
- a CDS encoding Efflux ABC transporter, permease protein yields MAYHRIAALVLRHLYLYRRSLPRMMEIVYWPFLDLVIWGFITVYLATFQGQMPAVVTFLLGALILWDVLFRSQQGITISFLEEIWARNLMNLFASPLTPSEFLAATMVMSLFKVAAVSIVMSVCAWLFYDYNVFIIGLWLIPFVLNLVLTGWIIGVLTTSLIMRFGQEAEVLAWSMVFLFQPISCVFYPMEVLPAWLKGAAWINPAAHVFEGMRGLLAGHAAPLPSLGWASGLNLLSLGVVIAWFHHTFNVCKERGSLVRVGE; encoded by the coding sequence ATGGCCTATCACCGTATCGCAGCCCTGGTGCTCCGTCACCTCTACCTCTACCGGCGTAGCTTGCCGCGGATGATGGAGATCGTCTATTGGCCGTTCCTGGATCTGGTGATCTGGGGATTCATCACGGTCTACCTGGCGACCTTTCAAGGGCAGATGCCGGCGGTCGTGACCTTTCTCCTGGGGGCGCTCATTCTTTGGGACGTGTTGTTTCGCTCGCAACAGGGCATCACCATTTCGTTTCTGGAGGAAATTTGGGCGCGCAACTTGATGAACCTGTTCGCCAGCCCGCTCACGCCGAGCGAGTTCCTGGCCGCCACCATGGTCATGAGCCTGTTCAAGGTGGCGGCTGTGTCGATCGTGATGTCCGTCTGCGCCTGGTTGTTTTACGACTACAACGTCTTCATCATCGGTCTGTGGCTCATTCCATTCGTCTTGAACCTGGTCTTGACCGGATGGATCATCGGCGTGTTGACGACCTCGCTCATCATGCGGTTCGGACAGGAGGCCGAAGTGTTGGCCTGGAGCATGGTCTTTTTGTTTCAACCGATTTCCTGTGTGTTTTATCCCATGGAGGTGTTGCCGGCCTGGTTGAAAGGGGCGGCCTGGATCAACCCGGCCGCGCATGTGTTCGAGGGAATGCGGGGGCTCCTCGCCGGTCACGCTGCTCCCCTGCCCAGCCTCGGCTGGGCCTCTGGGTTGAATCTCCTGTCCCTCGGCGTCGTCATCGCCTGGTTTCATCACACCTTCAATGTGTGCAAGGAACGGGGATCCTTGGTGCGGGTGGGCGAGTAG